The DNA window TGAAATAGAGGGAATAATATATTTAGGGTGACATGAACTTCAAcgcttttaatttcaaaatttttgtttgcAGCCAAGCAAGAAGATAGCAGATGCCAAACTCGCAAAAGATTTTCAGGCCGTACTGAAAGAATTTCAGAAGGCACAACGTCTTGCAGCTGAGAGAGAAACAGCGTATACTCCTTTTGTTCCACAAGCAGTTCTTCCTTCGAGGTGACTTATCAACTTTTTGTAGAAGTGGAAATGGCAAAAGTTTATCCTTATTTGCTTTATGTGTGTGGCTTATGTAGAATTTTAGTGATTATGTACAGCGACGGAAGAATAAGTTAATCTTGAAATAATACAACTTAATTTGTTTGCACTTGGTTCTTTGGTTATCAATTGTGTCCTGAATgcattgttgttaattcttatTACCTATGTGTATGTGGTTATGATGTGGGCTTCTCTCACTGGCTTGCAGCTATACAGCTAGTGAAGTAGATACCAGTTCTGATACGACACCAGAACAGCGTGCCCTTCTTGTGGAATCCAGAaggtgatttttatttttttgatggGGTGATTTATTGTTTCTTATTTGTTTCCTATTGATAGTAAAATAAGTGATTTGTAGATTTGTTTTCCTTGGGTTACTACTTACTACATTGTTTTTGTCTTTCTGATAAGAACTTCTGGTATTCCTATCATATTTGGTTATATTGTGAAATTAATATGATAGATGGTGTTACAGTGTGCACTTCGGAATGTACTGTTGGTGAAAAATGGAACTCAAATATATTTATCATAAATGGATATTTGACCAAATCAATCTGTTCCATTCCCCCATGCATGTTCAAATGCAAAATATTATTATGCTGAAAAGAATGCTATAAGCTGTCATTTTCTTTGTTCCATTCCCCCATGCATGTTCAAATGCAAAATATTATTATGCTGAAAAGAATGCTGTAAGCtgtcattttctttccttttatgTTTTCTCTGGTGCAAAGGAGTTGGTGACAGTCGATGGCAGGATCCTGTTGTAATTACAACAACCATACGTGCACTTGttttaacagaaaaatgctactCAGATTCAACCTGTTGTCATTATTTAGTACCTTAGCTCTTGCATTGTTCATCATGCAGGCAGGAGGTTTTATTCTTAGATAATGAGATTGCCTTCAATGAGGCTATCATTGAGGAAAGGGAGCAAGGCATTCAAGAAATACAGCAGCAAATCGGCGAGGTTAATGAGATTTTCAAAGATCTTGCTGTGCTCGTCCATGAGCAAGGAGCCATGATTGGTAGGGTTTTTTTTCCTCCTTTACTTTTATGGATTATATGTGCCTTTAATTACTTTGTTCGTTTATTTTTACGTACTTGCTCATATTATCTGGTGTTATGGATTTTGTTTTTGTAGATGACATTGGCTCCAACATTGAGAACTCTCATGCTGCAACTGCACAAGCAAAATCTCAACTTGCCAAAGCTTCAAAAACCCAAAGATCAAATTCGTCTTTGGTAATGCATTTATGATTTTCCTTCCCCTCCTACTTTGATAACATGAATCTGTGACTTTATGAGTAGATAGATTTCTAAGACCAAATTAAGGCTTGGTTTGATAGAGTTTTTCGAAGAGGTTCTTGTGCATTTTAAAAGCTCAAGCTCCtcattttgtgtttggtaaataaaaaagacCATGTGTCTTTGCTTGCAGCTTTTAAAAGATCGGGATGCTTTTGAAAGCATCTAAGGTGGAGCTTTTCAAAATTGGCTTGTGCTTTTCAAATATAACCtcatatgttaactaattttcaaatttaacgcttacatttatgtctattatagtatttttaaattttaaaagttattttactAAACGCAATTGTTGTTGCTTTTGTTTATTGAaagctatttttaatttgatttaccaaacataaattactacaatttttgaaaatgcatcttttaaaaattagtttttataagctacttttaaaaagtaaaagcttTATCAAACAAAGACTAAGGATAACTATAcgtttgttttcatttttgcttTTTACTGCTTATGGTCTTGTGTGTGTGATCGTAAatattctttttgaaaaaaggggaatcagaaaaatattttctgttcTTTTAGTAGGGTTGGAGTTGCTTATCATGAAACCAAAGTACTAGTTTCAGAAGTTTGTTCAAAAGTACTCTTATATGTTCTTTCTATGTTGAAGACTTCTTTACGTTATGACATTGAGCTTATCAGTAGGATTGGAGTTGATGGATATTTTATGAATGGTATAGATCCATCAGCTTACATCAATATAGGCGTCCCCCATTTCATCTTGTATTCTACCGTTTTGCATATGGTATACTATTTTGCTTTTCTATTAAGAcagtttatttttgttggtctGAGCTCTGTGTGGTTGGTGGTTTATGTATGGAATATACAACAATTCCTACTTTCCCATTTATTGTAGATTGTTCACCATCTTCCTTTGTTAATGCTGTCTTCTGTTTCTCTCCCCATTTCTAGACATGTTTGCTTTTGGTGATATTTGGGATTGTGCTTCTCATCGTCATTATAGTTCTGGCCGCCTAGTCAAAGATTGTCGATATTCTATCGTGTATCAAATGCAACATAGGAACAGCAGCAGTTTGCCATCTCCCTTGCTAATGATTTCACTTGACTGGTGTTTTACCCGGTCTCATGATTGACTGGTGCTTGTCGCATCGGGCTTCCTATATAATGCGGGGATGCACACAAATATGTCATGATTTTGTCGTGTCTTTATGTTTCTGTATCTATGTTACTATGTTAGTGTTTGAGGCTTTAAGGATGTGACACGGTGTAAGTTCTCTTGTTACTTCTTTAATGAAAGGGAAAattcattctttattttttcctttaCCTGTGAACGCAAACCCAAATTTATGTGTGAACTTTAATAAATGATCCTGATTTGGCCGTGTGGGGAGGATACAACGTGCAAGTATATAATGTTAAACAACTATGCTAAGTGTATATTAATCACTAAAATTAGTGATTActaattggtataaaatatatgttgaaataCAAATTGATTTGTACCCTAACAACACGGACACACGACGTTATACCTTGGAACTGATTCTCGAATATTTAACTTGATTTTATCAAGAAACTGTTGGGGGATCTCTATAGTTTCTGTGCGAATCTTGGCTATAAACATATAGGTCGGTTATCACCCAGCAACAATAATTAGGAGCTAATCAGAGCTACATATAACACAACGCGAACTACACAAGAGAGCAACTTTGATTCAGTCTTGATTAGATATTCCATgagttaataatttaatattgacTTGAGCGTCATCCAGGAATACACAGCACTGTCATCCAGTAGATAGAACAAAAAAGCATTTCCCAGTGTTGGCGGTTATACCTTGGAGAACAATTGTTAACtgaaatacaaatatatattaaaaataaattaaattacatatatatttagataaaaaatatattggtaactcattttaataatttggCTGTACAGGATTTTTGAATGTTAAAATGCCTTGAGTTCCCAGCTACTACGGTGCCATTATTTGGTACTGTGGTCCATCACCAAATCCCCACCTACTCTTTCTTTGGGCAAACAAATCATTCACTACCTACTTATGCCACCAACcgtagagagagaaaaaaaagaaaaaaataaaaataataagctACCAACCACTGTTACCTCTAAATTTCGGAGAATTTACTAAAGTATCCCTATTTTTAAACTTATTATTAGAATGTTATTATTTTTCGAATTATTTACCCATATCttccttttttaatttagttattaattataaaatagaataattgattgttaaaaaaagaatattaaaaaattaataacttaattaaaaattagtataataattcataaaataaataatatcattaAAAAGGATGGTACATAgaaatagtttaaaaataatGACATCTTTGAAATAAGTTCGAAAAACATTGACGCATTTATATATCAACTATAAATTTTAAACCTGAAATTAGGTCATTTAAacgttaaaaatttaaaattatatatttacataaaaattcaaaattttccaTACCTGCAAAGATAGCTTAATGTTTTTTACCATTTTAAATAGACTATTTCATGGTTGTCATTTTTGTCGAtctaataatattttctttgaaGTTTTTTTTCTGTCATTAGtatcttaaaattatttttttaataatatgatttttttagttactatttaataatttatccaATTTTAACCATTTGTTTTCTATGATCATTAGAATATAAACCTATAATATAAagttaataaatcaaaatatttgtgtctatacgttaattaaaaaatgaggttaacaaaaaaataaaaaatgagtttaagtattattattaacaaagaccttcataaatataaaataccagTTATCAAAAATTTGTcattatgtatttgtgtatattttatatatattattttacatatttctgtaaaaaataattagctATCAGAAATTCTAAAATGATAACATGTTtcacaacaaaataattaaatattttataacagtataatcaattttttttataaatatcaaatatacACTTTTATATAGTgactatttttttgtatttatataacaTAAATGTTATTATTAAATGCTAAAATGGTAacttaaaaatgatttttctctaATACTATATACTATATAAATCCTATTTGGGTGTTAAACTGTTAACATATTCAGACACTAACAAAGTTGAATTTTCACAAGCACATTTACATCACATTTTCTTTATCTTACTCTTTGCATAACCTGTCAATTATAAAAACAACaatttatatgaaaaataaactatgaaaagtcTAAATGATATCCGAAAGATTCTGAttccaacaaaaataattttaaaaaagacgaacaataaattaatttttaagagatagttaaatttgataaaaatgattaattgtggtaagaaaaataatagtgaaaacaaaaagatgaaaaataatAGCGTAAACAAAAAAGGTggaaaaaattgttttattagACCTCTAAAAAatctattattaataatttaagttattaaaaaaattttctactaGATCTTGAAAGAATTTCTTTTTGACAACCTAAATCAaagtgttaaaaatttaaagaactaATACTAAGAATAATACTAAGAATATTTTAGGTTAGatccttcaaattttttcaacaaATAAACTAAATCACTCACTTCACTTGATCACATAAGGTAAATATGTGCATAAAAcaattcataaattttattCATACAAAATTAATCAGAATGAGTCACAAAGATATTTAAATAGGTTTACTAACAGACATCCTAAAAGTGAGTTAAATCTTTCTAGatataactttaaaatttacgcattaaattatttaaatgatatataatttaaactAAAGCTCTttaaatatatgataattaatttaaattagatttgatttcaatttaaaactattaaaaatagtattaaacaaatcaaaccaaatcaagtGTTTGTCACCAAAAAAACCAAATCAAGTGTttggataaaattttaaacaacaaactaaactaaaaaagagacaaaataattttaaaaattaataataaatttgtaaTATTGGTGAAAGAGGTGGTATAgtccaaacaaaaaaaagagttgagattcaAGGGAGGGttaaaattaggattaagaGAAGGCGATTTGagatttttagttaattttttagtgtttgaataattttatggtatggaatttatttttcatagatataattttaatttttttttataggtaAAAAATGtattagtatttaaaatttttgtggatagaaatagaaatttattctattttacaTTTATCTTTATTACTAATAAAGTAGTTGATGTGAAAAGAAAGAT is part of the Arachis duranensis cultivar V14167 chromosome 1, aradu.V14167.gnm2.J7QH, whole genome shotgun sequence genome and encodes:
- the LOC107479041 gene encoding syntaxin-22, producing MSFQDIESGRPFGGSRRGLINGKQDPTQAVAAGIFQINTAVSTFQRLVNTLGTPKDTPELREKLHKTRLHIGQLVKDTSAKLKQASDMDHQVEVNPSKKIADAKLAKDFQAVLKEFQKAQRLAAERETAYTPFVPQAVLPSSYTASEVDTSSDTTPEQRALLVESRRQEVLFLDNEIAFNEAIIEEREQGIQEIQQQIGEVNEIFKDLAVLVHEQGAMIDDIGSNIENSHAATAQAKSQLAKASKTQRSNSSLTCLLLVIFGIVLLIVIIVLAA